DNA from Leptospiraceae bacterium:
ATCACCTCTTCTGAAAGCCCACCCGTTCGAATGATTTTATTGACTCTATCCCGTATGCGGTTTAAGATTTCATGTAAAGATCTAACTTGATTTAGCTGTTCAATATGATTTCGTAATTCTATATTTTTCGAAACCAAAAGATCGTATTTTTCCATTAAAAGTTGATATTCTTTTTTCAAACTTTCCAGCTCTTCTTGCTGATTCATGATTGTGGGATTTTCAATAATCATTTCTGTTAAGCGTTGGATTTCTTTTTCTAAGATTTGATTTCTTGAGCGCTCTTGGAGAAGTTCCTTTTGAAGTTGACTCGATTGATTTTTATAATTTTCAATTTCTTTTTTGTATTCCATGGGGATATTTTGGATTTCTTTATATCTCTCTAGTTCGATTTCTAAATTAATTTTCTCTTTTTCTAGTTTGTGGTATTGCCATGATAACTCACCAAAATTTTCAAATATCTCCTGAAAAATTTTTTGTGAATCATAGTTTTTCCATGACTTGGGAACTTGTAATTTTCGCTTGAGTTTTTGGATTTGTTGGAGCCAAATTTCTTTTTCATGAGAATCTTCTTTTTCTTCTTTCGGTACTCGTTTTGATTTATTTTTCAGCTTGATTTCTTTAATAGTTTCAATTGTTGCAAGGGATAAAGATTTATCAAATGTTTCGGTATACAACTCTTCCCAAAATTTTTGAAGATAATAATACGTCACATAAGGATGCTCATATCTGCCTAGTTGGTTTTCTAACCAATTTCTTAATTTATATTCCACACATTGCAACCTATCAAAAATAGAGTAACAAAAGGGGACATAAACAGTGTTATCTCTTCTTAGTATGAATTTTTTGGGAAATTTATCAATTGATTCCTCTGGCCAAAGTAAATCTTTTGTTGAAAGATTCAAAATGAATTCATGAAATTCTTTTTTTAACTCATGATTGTAATATATTTTATCCCATTCAATATCTTTTTCTTTTTTTTTCAATTGTTTCATAATTTTTAATTATTATCGGTTTTGATTTCTTTCTTAATTTATCATATTTTTTTTCTTTGTCAAATCCTGATAATATGTCTATTCAAACAACACGCAATGTCAATATTGCTTCTTACACGCAAAAATTCATTCTCTTTTTATCTTCTTTATCTTCTTGACAAGTTATTTTTGTTTAAAGAATTAGTCCAAGAATTACAATCAAAATATCTAAATGAATCTTATTCATTTAGGTATTGATAATAACTTGTAGGAGTGGATTATGAAGATTGCTGTTCTGATTAAGCAAGTTCCTGACACTGAAACCCAAATTAGTGCTAAGATTTCTGGCAATAAAATCAATGAAAGTGGTATTAAATGGATTGTCTCCCCTTTTGACGAACACGCATTGGAAGAAGCCCTACGTATTCGAGAAAAGCATAAAGCCGAAGTTGTTGCCATTTCATTGGGACCAGACCGAGTGCAAGAAGCAATCCGAACCGCTTATGCTTTCGGAGTTGATAAAGGTTTACATATTCGTGATACTTCCTACAATACACTTGATATTTTCTACACAGCAAATGTTTTAGCTGCAGTTTTGAAAAAAGAAAATCCTGATGTAATCTTAACCGGACACATTGCTATTGACTCCCAATCTTCTATGGTTCCAGCAATGATTGCTCAAATTTTAGGTATTCCCAACATTAATAATGCGATCAAAGTTGAAATCCAAAATTCAAAAGTCAAAGTAACAAGAGAAATTGAAGGTGGTATTGCTGATGTAGAAACAGAATTGCCTGTTGTCATAACAGCAACAAAAAAACTTAACGAACCTAAATACCCTACATTAAAAGGAATTCTAGCCGCAAAGAAAAAAAACATTGAAGTGATTGAAGTCGATACTTTGGGCTTAAATATTCCCAGAATCCAGATCATTTCCATAGAACCACCACCGCCAAGACCACCTGGAAGGATCATTGACGGTGAAACACCAGAAGCTAAAGCCAAAGAACTAGTTCGGCTTTTACGAGAGGAAGCAAAAGTGATATAACTAAAGAATTCATCAGGAGGAAAGAAATGTCAGTAATCACAATCGCTGAATTAAAAAATGGAAGCCTCAAAAAAATATCAAAGGAATTAGTTTCAGCTGGAAGAAAACTACAAGATCAAGTTACTGCTATACTTATAAATGGAACAGAACAACATTCCCAAGAACTCTTTCAAGCTGGTGCCGATAACGTAGTCAAAATCGATGGGAAAGAATACTCAGCGGAAGCATGGGCAAATATAATTACAGCTGTTGCCAAAGAAAAAAGTGCCAAGGTGATTTTAATTCCTCATTCAATCCTTGGGAAAGATTATGCTGGTAGAGTCGCTATACAATTAGGAGCAAACATTATTGCTGATGTTGTTGAAATCAAAGGCAATATTGAATCAATCCAAGTAAAAAAGCCCATTTATTCAGGAAAAGCCTTTGCGAATATCCAAGTTCCTACTCCGATCGTTGTTACAATCCGACCCAATACCCAAGAATTAATAGAAAATTATCAAGGTCCGAAAAACTTAGAAGTCAAAGTGATTGATGAAGGTAATGTTAAAGCAAAACTTACAAATATTCAACAAGTTGAAGCAGGAAAGATTCAATTAACAGAAGCTTCTATTATAGTTTCGGGTGGACGTGGAATAAAAGGACCAGAAAATTGGCCAGTACTTCAAGCATTAGCTGATGTATTGGGTGCTGCCTTAGGAGCAAGTCGAGCTGCCGTTGATGCAGGATGGATCGATCACAGTCATCAAGTTGGACAAACAGGAAAAACTGTATCCCCTAATCTTTATATTGCTTGTGGTATTTCGGGAGCTATCCAACATTTAGCAGGGATGGGATCTTCCAAGATCATAGTAGCCATCAACAAGGACCCTGATGCTAATATCTTTAAAGTTGCAACTTATGGTGTTGTGGATGACTTATTTAAAGTTGTCCCAGCTATGACTGAAGAAATCAAAAAATTATATGGAATATCATAGAAGGGATGTTCCCTTCTTGAAATTGAACATGAGGCGAAAGTTTCTCACATTTTTTCTTATTCTGTTTTTTCCTGTTTATGTAAAGGCAGATGTATTAGAGGAATTGGTTCATCAATTTCAATCCTCTACATTTAAGGCTCATTTAGCAATTGAACTTAATCAACAAACTATCAAAGGAGAAATCTATTACCAAAAGGGGAATATCCACTTTCGATTGAATGATGGTCGAGTGATTGCCGGAAATGTGAAATCAATCCTTGTGTTTGATCCATCAACAAAGGTAGCAGGAAGACAAGACAGAGAAGAGGGAGGTGGATTAAGTTGGATCCTAAAATATCCATATAACATCCAGGGCAACAAAGCCATCATAGAACCACCTTCAAAAAAACCTTACGAAAAAATCATTATTACTTGGAATCATAATCTATTCCCTACTAACATACAATTCATAAACAAAGATAAAACATTGACTTACCGTTTTTCTCAAATTGTTCTTTTAAATAATATATCATCAAGTATGTTTTCTTACAAACCACCGGCTGGTTCAAGAACTGTTGACAATCCTCTTAATCTGAGAAATTGATTAACAAAAGAAACATTCCTTTAGTCTAATTTATAGTAAATTATGAATGAACCTCTAACGAAAACACAAGCCTATAAAATTTTTGGCGAGCTCTACAAAAAACCTCGTCCACCAGAATTGAAAAGTAAAGTCGATGAAATTGTTCAAAAATATTCAGATATCTTTGTTCGCATTCAAAAAATCCAAGAATTGGACCTTCAATATCAAAAAGAAAAAGAAAGAAAAAGCTACATTGAACAAGATAATCCACCAACTATTGATGTGCCTAAAATCAATGGAAAATTACAAAAAACCAAATCAAAAACAAATTTTCTTAATAGCTTATTCAAAGGTGGTGAAATACCAAGATGGGGAGAGAGGACAGGAACGTTAATTCATGGTATATTTGGTCTAAATTTAAAATTATCTCCCAACGTAGAACGCAGTTTTAATTTGTTTGAGGAAAAACAAATTATTGATTTTTTAAAATCCGTTTCTTTTTTTATTCACAAGGGATGGGAAGACTTTCCCCCATCAAAATACAATATCATCATCACTCTTTATCAGTTTCTTCAAGAATATTTGAAAGTGCCTGTTCTATTCCGAAAGCAAGACCCTGTTTCTGTGATAATACAACAAACATTAAAAATGCAAGTTCTATATGCTAATTTACTTCTATTCCCGGATTTGAAAAAGATGCTTGAGGAAGAATTTATAGATTGGCTAAAAAAACAAAAAGAGGTAACTCCTTACTTAGCAAATACCATTTCTGTATTGAGAATTCTATCAACGTTAGAGAATCGAAGACCAAAGTTTACTGATATTATCTTGTCATTTTATGTTTTGGAAAGAAGAAAAATTTTAACATGGCAGGATCTCCTAAAAGAATTAAACATAAGAAAACCTGTAGTTGATAGATATAGAGCACCTGAAAAAATATTGAAGATCATCCATCAAAGAGTTGAAAAATTAAAACTTGAAATTCAAAAAAGAGAGGAGAAAATCAAAGACATACAATACATAAAAAATAAATACTTTCTTATCAATGAAAATGGAAGAATAAACACTGAATTTCTTAATAATATTGTATTTTATGTTTTGCGAAGACAATATGGTGAGCAAAGAATTACAAAAGAATTAATTAAAAACTATATTTCAGAGCCACATAGATTATTAGGAATTATCACACAAGATTTTGACATAAATTTTGCTAATTTCTTTTCTTCCACCGTAACAATTCAAGATGTAAAAGGTCAAAGTTTGGATGTAAACATTTTTAAACCAAATGTTTTTAAGAAAGAAATGGAATTATTTTCGGAAATTCTTTCAGAATTGAATGAATTTCTAAAGCAATACAAAAATGCCCAAATCAATTTCCATAATTTTTATGCAGCAATGAAAAACAAAGGTAGTGATATTATATATCAAAACCTTATTAAGATTGTACTTAAATTCAGCACATTTTCTAATCGAATGGTAAATTTTCTAAAAG
Protein-coding regions in this window:
- a CDS encoding electron transfer flavoprotein subunit alpha/FixB family protein, translating into MSVITIAELKNGSLKKISKELVSAGRKLQDQVTAILINGTEQHSQELFQAGADNVVKIDGKEYSAEAWANIITAVAKEKSAKVILIPHSILGKDYAGRVAIQLGANIIADVVEIKGNIESIQVKKPIYSGKAFANIQVPTPIVVTIRPNTQELIENYQGPKNLEVKVIDEGNVKAKLTNIQQVEAGKIQLTEASIIVSGGRGIKGPENWPVLQALADVLGAALGASRAAVDAGWIDHSHQVGQTGKTVSPNLYIACGISGAIQHLAGMGSSKIIVAINKDPDANIFKVATYGVVDDLFKVVPAMTEEIKKLYGIS
- a CDS encoding electron transfer flavoprotein subunit beta/FixA family protein, whose translation is MKIAVLIKQVPDTETQISAKISGNKINESGIKWIVSPFDEHALEEALRIREKHKAEVVAISLGPDRVQEAIRTAYAFGVDKGLHIRDTSYNTLDIFYTANVLAAVLKKENPDVILTGHIAIDSQSSMVPAMIAQILGIPNINNAIKVEIQNSKVKVTREIEGGIADVETELPVVITATKKLNEPKYPTLKGILAAKKKNIEVIEVDTLGLNIPRIQIISIEPPPPRPPGRIIDGETPEAKAKELVRLLREEAKVI